One part of the Luteibacter yeojuensis genome encodes these proteins:
- a CDS encoding NAD(P)H-hydrate dehydratase produces MSAHDPAIDLFTSSQTRAIDRRAIDDLGIPGFDLMTRAAAAAFAMLRRRWPEARRLRVVCGTGNNGGDGYLVARDALAGGLAVDLIALGEPKGGDAARARGAFEAQGGTVLPLSAWRGLPPADVIVDAIYGTGLNRAPEGEAREGIEAINSSGAAVFALDVPSGLSADTGACPGVAVRADATATFIVRKRGLYTHRAEVAGEIELHALDLSGDILGTPDARLLVAAGLPPRPRDSHKGANGHVLAIGGDHGTGGAVRMAAEAALRTGAGLVSVATREENVLAINAARPELMPRGANGPQALQPMLEKATVVALGPGLGQGAWGHALWTTALDAGLPTVLDADGLNLLQAEPRHLPAKTVLTPHPGEAGRLLGMATADVQADRFAAVRELAHRHHAVVVLKGNGSLIASPDGEVSVCPWGNPGMASGGMGDTLTGIVAGLLGQGCDPYRAACLGVGLHARAADVAARAGQRGLLAGDLLEPLRRLVNGLEA; encoded by the coding sequence ATGAGCGCCCACGATCCGGCTATCGACCTCTTCACATCGTCCCAGACGCGCGCGATCGATCGCCGCGCCATCGACGACCTGGGTATTCCGGGATTCGACCTGATGACCCGGGCGGCCGCGGCGGCTTTCGCCATGCTGCGCAGGCGCTGGCCGGAAGCGCGGCGATTGCGCGTCGTCTGCGGTACGGGGAACAACGGCGGCGACGGGTATCTCGTGGCGCGCGACGCGCTCGCCGGCGGTCTTGCCGTGGACCTGATCGCATTGGGCGAGCCGAAGGGCGGCGACGCCGCGCGTGCGCGCGGCGCCTTCGAGGCCCAGGGGGGCACGGTGCTCCCGCTGTCCGCATGGCGGGGCCTGCCGCCGGCGGACGTGATCGTCGACGCCATCTACGGCACCGGCCTCAATCGTGCGCCGGAGGGCGAGGCGCGAGAGGGGATCGAGGCGATCAATTCGAGCGGCGCAGCGGTGTTCGCACTGGACGTGCCATCCGGACTGTCGGCGGATACGGGCGCCTGTCCCGGCGTGGCGGTGCGCGCCGACGCCACGGCAACCTTCATCGTGCGGAAGCGCGGTCTTTACACCCATCGGGCCGAGGTGGCGGGCGAGATCGAACTGCACGCGCTCGACCTGTCGGGCGACATCCTCGGAACCCCCGACGCACGGCTCCTCGTCGCCGCGGGTCTTCCGCCGCGGCCGCGGGATTCGCATAAGGGCGCCAACGGCCATGTCCTGGCCATCGGCGGCGACCACGGCACGGGCGGAGCGGTGCGCATGGCGGCGGAGGCCGCGTTGCGCACGGGCGCCGGCCTCGTGAGCGTCGCCACCCGCGAGGAGAACGTGCTTGCGATCAACGCGGCGCGACCCGAGTTGATGCCGCGCGGCGCGAACGGCCCCCAGGCCCTGCAGCCGATGCTGGAGAAGGCGACGGTCGTGGCGCTCGGCCCCGGTCTCGGGCAGGGTGCCTGGGGACATGCGCTGTGGACCACGGCCCTGGATGCCGGGCTGCCGACGGTGCTCGATGCCGACGGCCTCAACCTGCTTCAGGCGGAACCGCGCCACCTGCCGGCGAAGACCGTGCTGACGCCACATCCCGGCGAAGCCGGCCGCTTGCTCGGCATGGCGACGGCCGATGTCCAGGCCGACCGCTTCGCCGCGGTGCGCGAGCTGGCCCACCGTCATCACGCCGTCGTCGTCCTGAAAGGCAACGGCAGCCTCATCGCCTCGCCGGACGGCGAGGTGTCGGTCTGTCCGTGGGGCAATCCGGGGATGGCGAGCGGAGGGATGGGCGATACGCTCACGGGCATCGTCGCCGGTTTGCTGGGGCAGGGATGCGATCCCTACCGGGCCGCCTGCCTCGGTGTGGGCTTGCACGCACGTGCCGCCGACGTCGCCGCCCGCGCAGGGCAGCGCGGACTGTTGGCCGGCGACCTGCTCGAGCCGCTGCGCCGGCTCGTCAACGGACTCGAGGCATGA
- the queG gene encoding tRNA epoxyqueuosine(34) reductase QueG: protein MSVPSPIDYAALAADIKRWARELGFADAGIAGTDLGDDEAHLESWLAEGNHGEMDYMARHGTRRSRPAELEPGTLRVISLRMDYVPPGMPNAWDVIGDGEKAYVARYALGRDYHKLMRNRLQKLASRIEERIGGFQYRAYVDSAPVLEKAIARNAGLGWIGKHTVLINKRAGSYFFLGELYTDLPLPIDAPASAHCGSCRRCIDICPTQAIVAPYRLDARRCISYLTIELKGSIPVELREPMGNRVFGCDDCQLICPWNKFAQEATEPDFAPRHSLDGPRLVELFSWSEEEFLSRTEGMAIRRTGYEGWLRNLAVGLGNAPHGDEIVAALRARADHPSEMVREHVAWALARHVDIG, encoded by the coding sequence ATGTCCGTCCCCTCCCCCATCGACTACGCCGCCCTGGCCGCCGACATCAAGCGCTGGGCGCGCGAACTCGGCTTCGCCGACGCCGGCATCGCCGGCACCGATCTCGGCGACGACGAGGCGCACCTCGAGAGCTGGCTGGCGGAGGGCAACCACGGCGAGATGGATTACATGGCGCGCCACGGCACCCGCCGCAGCCGCCCGGCGGAACTGGAACCTGGCACGCTGCGCGTGATCTCCCTGCGCATGGACTACGTCCCACCCGGCATGCCGAATGCGTGGGATGTGATCGGCGACGGCGAGAAAGCCTACGTTGCCCGCTACGCGTTGGGCCGCGACTACCACAAGCTCATGCGCAACCGCCTGCAGAAGCTCGCCTCCCGCATCGAAGAGCGCATCGGCGGCTTCCAGTACCGCGCCTACGTCGATTCCGCGCCGGTGCTGGAAAAGGCGATCGCCCGCAACGCGGGCCTTGGCTGGATCGGCAAGCACACCGTGCTGATCAACAAGCGCGCCGGCTCGTACTTCTTCCTCGGCGAGCTGTACACCGACCTGCCGTTGCCGATCGACGCACCGGCGAGCGCCCACTGCGGCAGCTGCCGCCGCTGCATCGACATCTGCCCCACCCAGGCCATCGTCGCGCCCTACCGTCTCGATGCGCGTCGCTGCATCTCGTACCTCACCATCGAGCTGAAGGGCAGCATCCCCGTGGAACTGCGCGAGCCCATGGGCAACCGCGTCTTCGGCTGCGACGATTGCCAGCTGATCTGTCCATGGAACAAATTCGCGCAGGAAGCGACGGAGCCCGATTTCGCGCCGCGCCACAGCCTGGACGGCCCCAGGCTGGTGGAACTGTTTTCATGGAGCGAAGAGGAATTCCTCTCGCGTACGGAAGGCATGGCCATCCGGCGGACGGGTTACGAAGGCTGGCTGCGCAACCTCGCCGTCGGACTCGGCAACGCGCCGCATGGGGACGAGATCGTCGCCGCGTTGCGTGCACGTGCCGATCATCCCTCGGAGATGGTAAGGGAACATGTCGCATGGGCACTCGCCAGGCACGTCGACATCGGTTAG
- a CDS encoding class II 3-deoxy-7-phosphoheptulonate synthase produces the protein MQHSLKAVTPPSADWTPGSWRSRTALQQPSYEDAAELERALGQLGELPPLVTSWEILALKQRIAEAQEGERFLLQGGDCAESFADCTSPIISNRLKVLLQMSLVLVHGLKKPVLRVGRFAGQYAKPRSADTETRDGVTLPAFRGDLVNSPEFTAEARRADPQRLIKAHARSAMTMNFVRALIDGGFADLHHPEYWDLAWVEHSPLAAEYKRMVASIGDSLRFMETLAGQSISSYSRVDFYTSHEALLLHYEEALTRRVPRQEGWLNLSTHFPWIGMRTAALDGAHTEYFRGIRNPIAVKVGPTVQPDDLLRLIDVLNPGEEPGRLTLIHRMGNDKIATQLQPLLEAVKREGRRVLWVADPMHGNTESTSNGYKTRRFANIAGELDQAFDIHAAAGTRLGGVHLELTGENVTECLGGARGLVEQDLNRAYKSMVDPRLNYEQSLELAMLIVRKSGGML, from the coding sequence ATGCAACACTCCCTCAAAGCCGTAACTCCCCCGTCCGCCGATTGGACGCCGGGCTCGTGGCGGTCGAGGACCGCCCTCCAGCAACCGAGCTATGAAGACGCCGCCGAACTCGAGCGTGCGCTTGGCCAGCTTGGCGAGTTGCCGCCGCTGGTCACGTCCTGGGAGATCCTCGCGCTGAAGCAGCGGATCGCCGAGGCGCAGGAGGGCGAACGTTTCCTGCTCCAGGGCGGCGACTGCGCGGAAAGCTTCGCCGACTGCACCAGTCCGATCATCTCCAACCGCCTGAAGGTGCTGCTGCAGATGAGCCTGGTGCTCGTGCATGGCCTGAAGAAGCCGGTACTGCGCGTCGGCCGCTTCGCGGGCCAGTATGCGAAGCCGCGCTCGGCGGATACGGAAACCCGCGACGGCGTGACCTTGCCCGCGTTCCGCGGCGACCTGGTCAACAGCCCCGAGTTCACCGCGGAAGCCCGCCGCGCCGATCCGCAGCGCCTCATCAAGGCCCACGCACGCTCGGCGATGACGATGAACTTCGTTCGCGCGCTGATCGACGGCGGCTTCGCCGACCTGCACCATCCGGAGTACTGGGATCTCGCGTGGGTGGAGCATTCGCCCCTCGCGGCCGAGTACAAGCGCATGGTCGCGAGCATCGGCGATTCGCTGCGCTTCATGGAAACGCTGGCCGGCCAGTCGATCTCCAGCTACTCGCGCGTGGATTTCTACACCTCGCACGAAGCCCTGCTGCTGCACTACGAGGAAGCGCTCACCCGTCGCGTGCCGCGCCAGGAAGGCTGGCTGAACCTGTCGACGCATTTCCCGTGGATCGGCATGCGCACGGCCGCACTGGACGGCGCACACACGGAATATTTCCGCGGCATCCGCAATCCGATCGCGGTGAAGGTGGGCCCGACCGTCCAGCCGGACGACCTGCTGCGCCTCATCGACGTGCTCAACCCGGGCGAGGAGCCGGGTCGCCTGACCCTCATCCATCGCATGGGTAACGACAAGATCGCCACCCAGCTGCAACCGCTCCTGGAGGCGGTGAAGCGCGAGGGCCGCCGCGTGCTGTGGGTGGCCGATCCGATGCACGGCAATACGGAGAGCACGAGCAATGGCTACAAGACCCGGCGCTTTGCGAACATCGCGGGCGAACTCGACCAGGCGTTCGACATCCACGCCGCGGCGGGAACGCGCCTCGGCGGCGTGCACCTGGAGTTGACGGGCGAGAACGTCACCGAATGCCTGGGCGGCGCGCGCGGCCTCGTGGAACAGGACCTCAACCGTGCCTACAAGTCGATGGTGGATCCACGCCTGAACTACGAGCAGTCGCTGGAGCTCGCGATGCTGATCGTTCGCAAGTCTGGCGGGATGCTCTGA
- a CDS encoding disulfide bond formation protein B produces the protein MSLLRTWSFRARYLAGFLVCAGLMAFALYAQYAMHLDPCPLCIFQRIAVCFMGLFFLVGGLHAPRRTAGRAVYAVLIALGGLWGIATAGRHLWLQSLSPDQVPACGPGLGYLFDAFPFTKMLKLAFTGSGECAKVEPILGIPMPGWTLFWFVVLIVWAFLAIRRSVR, from the coding sequence ATGAGCCTCCTCCGTACCTGGTCCTTCCGCGCGCGTTACCTTGCCGGCTTCCTCGTCTGCGCCGGTCTCATGGCGTTCGCCCTGTACGCGCAGTACGCGATGCACCTCGATCCGTGCCCGCTGTGCATCTTCCAGCGCATCGCCGTGTGCTTCATGGGTCTGTTCTTCCTCGTCGGCGGGCTGCACGCGCCACGGCGCACGGCCGGTCGCGCCGTCTACGCGGTCCTCATCGCGCTGGGCGGACTCTGGGGCATCGCCACGGCAGGCCGGCATCTCTGGCTGCAGTCGCTGTCCCCGGACCAGGTACCGGCCTGCGGTCCCGGGCTCGGCTACCTGTTCGATGCGTTCCCCTTCACCAAGATGCTGAAACTCGCCTTCACCGGTTCAGGCGAATGCGCCAAGGTCGAACCGATCCTGGGCATCCCCATGCCGGGCTGGACGCTGTTCTGGTTCGTCGTGCTCATCGTCTGGGCCTTCCTCGCCATCCGCCGTTCCGTTCGTTGA
- the rplQ gene encoding 50S ribosomal protein L17, with protein MRHQKSGRKLNRTSSHREAMFKNMAASLIKHELIRTTLPKAKELRRVAEPLITLAKTDGVANRRLAFSRLRDKEAVGKLFELGSRYRERPGGYLRILKCGFRPGDNAPMAYVELVDRPAKADAVDAE; from the coding sequence ATGCGCCACCAGAAATCCGGTCGCAAGCTCAACCGCACGAGCAGCCACCGCGAAGCCATGTTCAAGAACATGGCCGCGTCGCTGATCAAGCACGAGCTGATCCGCACCACCCTTCCCAAGGCCAAGGAACTCCGCCGCGTCGCCGAGCCGCTCATCACGCTCGCCAAGACCGACGGTGTCGCCAACCGCCGCCTCGCTTTCTCGCGCCTGCGCGACAAGGAAGCCGTGGGCAAGCTGTTCGAGCTCGGCTCGCGTTACCGCGAGCGTCCCGGCGGCTACCTGCGCATCCTGAAGTGCGGCTTCCGCCCGGGCGACAATGCGCCGATGGCCTACGTCGAGCTGGTGGACCGCCCGGCCAAGGCCGACGCCGTCGACGCCGAGTAA
- a CDS encoding DNA-directed RNA polymerase subunit alpha: MAVSSTSVLRPRGLSVEQLGANRAKVVVEPLERGFGHTLGNALRRVLLSSIPGSAIVEVEIDGVLHEYTTLEGLQEDVIEVLLNLKDVAIRQHTGDEVTLTLAKKGKGVVTAGDIAVDHSVEIVNPEHVICHLTKDVALNMRLKVRRGVGYQPASARQHPDDETRPIGRLQLDASFAPVLRVAYEVDAARVEQRTNLDKLVLDIETNGTIGAEDAVRKAAEIINDQLSVFGDFSRRESDSTKAEKGGFDPLLLRPIDDLELTVRSANCLKAESIYYIGDLVQKTEVELLKTPNLGKKSLTEIKDVLGGRGLALGMKLENWPPPGLSHGMQLG; this comes from the coding sequence ATGGCAGTTTCGTCAACTAGTGTGCTGCGGCCTCGTGGCCTCAGCGTCGAGCAGCTTGGAGCGAACCGCGCGAAGGTGGTGGTCGAGCCGCTCGAGCGTGGCTTCGGTCACACCCTGGGCAACGCGCTGCGTCGCGTGCTGCTCTCTTCGATTCCGGGCAGCGCGATCGTCGAGGTCGAAATCGACGGCGTGCTGCACGAGTACACCACCCTGGAAGGCCTGCAGGAGGACGTGATCGAAGTCCTGCTGAACCTGAAGGACGTCGCCATCCGCCAGCATACCGGTGACGAAGTCACCCTGACGCTGGCCAAGAAGGGCAAGGGCGTGGTCACCGCCGGCGACATCGCGGTCGACCACTCCGTCGAAATCGTCAATCCGGAGCATGTGATCTGCCACCTCACCAAGGATGTGGCCCTGAACATGCGCCTGAAGGTGCGTCGTGGCGTCGGCTACCAGCCGGCCAGCGCGCGCCAGCATCCGGACGACGAGACGCGCCCGATCGGTCGCCTGCAGCTCGACGCGTCGTTCGCGCCGGTCCTGCGCGTCGCTTACGAAGTGGACGCCGCTCGTGTCGAGCAGCGCACCAACCTCGACAAGCTCGTGCTCGACATCGAGACGAACGGCACCATCGGCGCCGAAGACGCTGTCCGCAAGGCGGCCGAAATCATCAACGACCAGCTGTCGGTCTTCGGCGACTTCTCGCGCCGCGAGAGCGATTCGACCAAGGCGGAGAAGGGCGGTTTCGACCCGCTGCTGCTGCGCCCGATCGACGACCTCGAACTGACGGTCCGTTCCGCGAACTGCCTCAAGGCCGAGAGCATCTACTACATCGGCGACCTGGTCCAGAAGACCGAGGTCGAGCTGTTGAAGACGCCGAACCTGGGCAAGAAGTCGCTGACGGAAATCAAGGACGTGCTGGGCGGGCGTGGTCTCGCGCTCGGCATGAAGCTCGAGAACTGGCCGCCGCCGGGTCTGTCCCACGGCATGCAGCTGGGCTGA
- the rpsD gene encoding 30S ribosomal protein S4 yields the protein MARYRGATCKLARREGADLGLKSPARALDSKCKLENKPGQHGANKRARLSDYAVQLREKQKVKRIYGVLERQFSNYYTKASTQKGNTGENLLRLLESRLDNVVYRMGFAVTRAQARQLVAHKSVTVNGKKVNVPSYHVRPGDEVSLTEKARTQLRVQEAATIYDTMDLRPSWVEVDSKKFAGTFKAVPDRGDLPADINEALIVELYSK from the coding sequence ATGGCCCGTTATCGTGGAGCTACCTGCAAGCTGGCGCGTCGTGAAGGTGCCGACCTCGGTCTGAAGAGCCCGGCTCGCGCGCTTGATTCCAAGTGCAAGCTCGAAAACAAGCCCGGTCAGCATGGCGCCAACAAGCGCGCCCGTCTGTCCGACTATGCCGTGCAGTTGCGTGAGAAGCAGAAGGTCAAGCGCATCTACGGCGTGCTCGAGCGTCAGTTCAGCAACTACTACACCAAGGCTTCGACCCAGAAGGGCAACACGGGTGAAAACCTGCTTCGCCTCCTGGAAAGCCGTCTCGACAATGTCGTCTACCGCATGGGTTTCGCGGTCACCCGCGCCCAGGCTCGCCAGCTCGTGGCCCACAAGTCCGTCACGGTCAACGGTAAGAAGGTCAACGTGCCCTCGTACCACGTCCGTCCGGGCGACGAGGTCTCGCTGACGGAGAAGGCCCGCACGCAGTTGCGCGTGCAGGAAGCGGCGACGATCTACGACACGATGGACCTGCGTCCGTCGTGGGTCGAGGTCGACAGCAAGAAGTTCGCGGGTACGTTCAAGGCCGTCCCGGATCGTGGCGATCTGCCGGCCGATATCAACGAAGCCCTGATCGTCGAGCTTTACTCGAAGTAA
- the rpsK gene encoding 30S ribosomal protein S11 — protein sequence MAKPVKTKKKIKRVVTDAVAHVQASFNNTIVTITDRQGNALSWATAGGAGFRGSRKSTPFAAQVAAEKAGRAAGDYGVKTVEVRIKGPGPGRESAVRSLNALGYKVLNIIDVTPIPHNGCRPPKKRRV from the coding sequence ATGGCTAAGCCGGTTAAGACCAAGAAGAAGATCAAGCGCGTCGTCACGGATGCCGTGGCCCACGTGCAGGCTTCTTTCAACAACACCATCGTCACGATCACCGACCGCCAGGGCAACGCCCTGTCGTGGGCGACCGCAGGCGGCGCGGGTTTCCGCGGCTCCCGCAAGTCGACCCCGTTCGCTGCGCAGGTTGCCGCCGAGAAGGCCGGCCGCGCTGCCGGCGACTACGGTGTGAAGACCGTGGAAGTGCGCATCAAGGGCCCCGGCCCGGGCCGCGAGTCGGCCGTGCGCTCTCTGAACGCGTTGGGCTACAAGGTGCTCAACATCATCGACGTCACGCCGATTCCGCATAACGGCTGCCGTCCCCCCAAGAAGCGTCGCGTCTAA
- the rpsM gene encoding 30S ribosomal protein S13, with protein MARIAGVNLPVQKHVWVGLQSIYGIGRSRAKKVCVDAGVVATTPIKSLSEGEVEKIRAEVAKYTVEGDLRREIGMAVKRLMDLGCYRGLRHRRGLPVRGQRTRTNARTRKGPRRPIKK; from the coding sequence ATGGCGCGCATCGCGGGTGTCAATTTGCCGGTCCAGAAGCATGTCTGGGTTGGCCTGCAGAGCATTTATGGAATCGGCCGGTCGCGGGCCAAGAAGGTTTGCGTCGACGCGGGCGTGGTTGCGACCACCCCCATCAAGTCGCTGAGCGAAGGCGAGGTGGAGAAGATCCGCGCCGAAGTCGCGAAGTACACGGTCGAAGGCGACCTCCGCCGCGAAATTGGCATGGCGGTCAAGCGTCTCATGGACCTTGGTTGCTACCGTGGCCTGCGCCATCGTCGCGGCCTGCCGGTGCGCGGCCAGCGCACGCGTACCAACGCCCGTACCCGCAAGGGTCCGCGTCGTCCGATCAAGAAGTAA
- the secY gene encoding preprotein translocase subunit SecY — protein MAAAQGTTLGSLGKLTELRQRIFFLIGALIVFRLGSFIPVPGVNPDAMTSLVEGGGGLLNMVNMFSGGSLSRFSVFALGVVPYISASIVVQMMGSVIPSLQALRKEGEAGRRKMTTYTRFGTVGLAAFQAFGIAVALQKQVAAGGAPVVYMPGAGFVMASVVGLTAGTMFLMWLGEQITERGIGNGISMLIFAGIVAGLPAAIVHTLSMANNGELSVLKLLMVLAVILAVTAFVVFMERAQRRITVNYAKQGSQRQFQRQTSHLPLKINMAGVIPPIFATSLLLFPATAATWFGSAHQSRWLQWLTTALSPGEPVHDIVFAVLVIGFAFFYTAIVFNSQETADNLKRSGALIPGIRPGRATADYIDGVMTRLTGVGAIYIVLVCLVPTFMQNAWHVPFYFGGTSLLIVVVVVMDFTAQVQAHLVSHQYESLLKKSNLRRS, from the coding sequence GTGGCTGCAGCGCAGGGCACAACGCTCGGCTCGCTGGGCAAACTGACGGAACTGCGTCAGCGCATCTTTTTCCTCATCGGTGCGCTGATCGTCTTCCGCCTCGGTTCGTTCATTCCCGTTCCGGGCGTGAACCCCGACGCGATGACGAGCCTGGTCGAGGGCGGCGGCGGCCTGCTGAACATGGTCAACATGTTCTCGGGTGGCTCGCTGTCCCGCTTCTCGGTATTCGCTCTCGGCGTGGTGCCGTACATCTCGGCATCGATCGTGGTGCAGATGATGGGCTCGGTCATTCCGTCGCTCCAGGCGCTGCGCAAGGAAGGCGAGGCGGGTCGTCGCAAGATGACCACGTACACGCGCTTCGGCACGGTCGGTCTGGCGGCATTCCAGGCTTTCGGCATCGCCGTGGCCCTGCAGAAGCAGGTTGCCGCGGGCGGGGCGCCGGTGGTCTACATGCCGGGAGCCGGCTTCGTCATGGCATCGGTCGTCGGCCTCACCGCCGGCACCATGTTCCTGATGTGGCTGGGCGAGCAGATCACGGAGCGGGGCATCGGCAACGGCATCTCGATGCTGATCTTCGCCGGTATCGTCGCGGGGCTTCCGGCCGCCATCGTCCACACGCTGAGCATGGCGAACAACGGCGAGCTGTCGGTCCTGAAGCTGTTGATGGTCCTGGCGGTCATCCTGGCGGTCACGGCGTTCGTGGTGTTCATGGAGCGCGCCCAGCGGCGCATCACCGTGAACTACGCGAAGCAGGGCAGCCAGCGTCAGTTCCAGCGCCAGACCTCGCACCTGCCGCTGAAGATCAACATGGCGGGTGTGATTCCGCCGATCTTCGCGACCAGTCTGCTCCTGTTCCCCGCGACCGCGGCGACCTGGTTCGGCTCTGCCCACCAGTCCCGCTGGCTGCAATGGCTGACCACGGCGCTGAGCCCGGGTGAGCCGGTCCACGACATCGTGTTCGCGGTGCTGGTGATCGGATTCGCCTTCTTCTATACGGCGATCGTGTTCAACTCGCAGGAAACGGCCGATAACCTCAAGCGTTCGGGTGCGCTGATTCCGGGCATCCGTCCGGGTCGCGCCACGGCGGACTATATCGATGGCGTCATGACCCGGCTTACCGGCGTCGGCGCGATCTACATCGTCCTGGTCTGCCTGGTGCCTACGTTCATGCAGAACGCCTGGCACGTCCCGTTCTATTTCGGCGGCACTTCGCTGCTGATCGTGGTGGTGGTGGTGATGGACTTCACGGCTCAGGTCCAGGCCCATCTCGTCAGCCACCAGTACGAGAGTCTGCTTAAGAAGTCGAATCTCCGTCGCAGCTGA